In Dictyoglomus sp. NZ13-RE01, the genomic stretch CAATATTTTTGATTTATTGAGAAATAATGCCTTTTTAGGAATTTTAGCCCTTGGTGAATTAGTAGTTTTAATATCAGGAGGTATAGATGTTTCTTTTACTGCAATCACTACTGTAGCTCAATATATAATGGGGTTAATTATTACTAGTTATTACGTGAATAATATCTTTCTTACTTTTTTAATCCCTATTCCTATAGGAGTAATTTTGGGTTTAATTAATGCAGTTTTAATTTATATAACCAAGGTCCATCCTGTGATTATTACAATAGCTACATTGAATATTTTTTATGGACTTTTAATATTTTTTACGGGTGGAAAATGGATGTACTCCTTCCCCCCATCTTTCACAGATTTTGCTTATGTAAAGGTATTCCAAATCGCAACTCCATATAGTGTTACAGGACTTTCTATTTTTACTCTTTTCTGGATAATTCTTGCTATATTCACATGGTTTATTCTGAAATATCTTCCTATTGGTAGAAAGATCTATGCTATAGGAGGAAATTTGGAGGCTGCAAGAAGAGTAGGATTTAACATATTTCGCATTCAGCTTTTTGTTTACGGATATATGGGATTTTTATCAGGAATTGCTGCTTTTGTACATGCTCAATTAGGACAAATCATTCAGCCAAACGCAATAGTAGGGCAAGAATTAGATGTTATTGCAGCAGTAATATTAGGAGGAGCAAGTATATCAGGAGGTGTAGGAAGCGTTCTGGGAACAATATTAGGAGTTTTATTATTTGCAGTTATTAAAAACGGTCTTATTCTTATGAAACTGCCCTCCTATTGGCATCAGGTAGTTGTAGGATTAATTATAGCTATAGCTGCGAGTTTTGCTACTTATCAATCTAAACTTAGAGGGAAGAGGATGGTGAAGATTGATGTTGAATAGTAAGCTTTCTCAACTTTATACAAGGAATCTTGAAATTGTTATCTTAACATTGATTTTGTCATTTCTTTTGGTTTCTATGACCCTTCTTACTGGAGGAAAATTTTTAAAACTTAATAGTTTGGAAGCAATGGCATTTCAAATGCCCCTTTTGGGCTTACTTACTTTAGCTCAATTAATTCCCATGTTAACAGGAGGTATTGATCTTTCGATAATATCTACAGCAAACTTATCAGGAATAATTACTGCTCTTATTCTAACTAATATAAAAGCTTGGTATAACGTCCCCTTAGCAATTCTTTTAGGACTTTTTTCTGCTCTTCTTGTTGGAATCTTTAATGGTTTTATTATATCTTTTATTGAAGTTCCACCAATAATTGGTACTCTTGGAAGTATGATCCTTATAAAGGGAATTTCTCTTGCAATAACTAAAGGCTATGTTATATCAGGATTTCCAGATAGTTTTCTTTTTATTGGCAATGGTTATATTTTAGGGGTTCCTGTTTCTTTCATTATTTTTATTCTTTTTTCTTTGCTTATGGCTCTTATATTATATAAAACTTCTTTTGGAATTTGTATCTATATGTTAGGATCAAACCCATTGGCAACTTTATTTTCTGGAATTAATAATAAGTCACTTCTATTTAAAAGTTATTTAATTTCTTCCTTTCTTTCTGGAGTTGCTTCTTTAGTTATGATTTCTCGCTTTAATGCAGCCCAAGCAGATTATGGAGGGTCTTTTCTTCTCCTTACAGTATTAATTTGTGTTTTGGGGGGGGTAAGCCCTTCAGGTGGTTTTGGAAGGGTTTTAGGAGTGTTTATTGCGGTAACTATACTTCAAATAGTTGGAACAGGATTTAATTTGTTAGGTCTCTCCTCTCATTTAAGTAATGCATTGTGGGGTATAATATTGATATTAGTCATTATTTTAAACCGTTTTTACTCCAAAACTCGATAAAATTTATGACTACACTTCTCACCTCCTAAGGTTGGATTGTTAGATATCTAACCTAAGTCTAACCTTAGGAGGTTTTTCTTTTCAAAAAATGATTACAGATCAGATTACAAAATATGCTTGATAAATTAGGTATAGACATATTTAACACCTAAATACTCTAACAAGAAGTCATACATATTTTTGAAGTGTGGCAACTGCCTCTATACCAAGTTTCTAATTTCATGTTAAAATTAACAAGGGATACCTATACAAAGAAGGGGGAATTAATGAGGATAAGCGCTTGTATAATCACTAAAAATGGAGGGGCTTCTTTAAATCCGGTGTATAAAAAAGTGTAAAACCCTTTGTAGATGAAATTGTAGTGGTAGATACAGGTTCTGAAGAGGGCAGTAAATTAAGAGAATTAGATGTATCCTCTTTATATCAAGGATTATCTTGGCATATAAATTATTGCAGTAGAAACCCATGTCTGAAAAAATCAGCATAATCATTCCCACATTTAATAGAGAAAAATTGCTTCCTCGGGCTATAGAGTCTGTAAGGAGGCAGACCTATAAAGATTGGGAGCTTTTGATTGTGGATGATAGAAGCAACGATAATACCGAAAGTTTAGTAAAAAAGTATATCTCTTTAGATGATAGGATAAGATATTTAAAGAATGAGAGGAAGAAAGGACCAGCAGGAGCAAGGAATTTTGGCATATTAAACTCCAAGGGAGAATATATAGCCTTTTTAGATTCAGATGATGAGTGGTCGGAAGTTCATTTGGAAGAATGCATTGATGTTTTAAAGAATTATGATGTAAATGTTTGTTTTGCATTATGGATAATAGTCAAAGGGAATGGGGATTTTAGAAAAGTTTTTGATCCAGATATACCTGAGGAGCGTGCAAGGTTAGAAAGAATAATCTCCATTTTTAATCCCAAAGTAGAAGGAAAGTATATCTTTTTTGGAGATAATTTTTATGAGGAATCTTTTCTTAAAGGTGGTTCTTATTGTACCCATATTAATACCTTAGTCATTAAAAGAGATGTTATTGAAAAGATTGGATTATTTAATGAAGACTTATCTGTATGCGAGGATTCAGATTTTGTATATAGGGTTATACTTCATTACCCCTTCTGCTTAATAGACAATTACCATCTTTATTATTATCAAAGTCCTGATAGTATTTATAATTTCTTTGATAGAAGAGATGTAAATGTTGATGAGGTTTTAGATAATAGAGAGTTTATAGATAAGTTTACTTTTGTGGGCTTGGGACAAAAAAAATTAAATTCCATTCATGGAGATATTATAAAAAATTCTGAAAAAATAGTGAGAAAAAGAGAATGTGTTAATAGGATAAAGGATATTATTGGAAGAAAATATTTTACCCTTGGTTTTATGAATCAAAAGGTTAATAGATCTAAGGCTATTCTTTTTGTTTTTAAATCCCTCCTTTATAGGTTCACTTGGAATAGATTTTTATTTCTTATAAATCTTTTATTCCCCTTTATTCCTATAAAAATTGATAGGGAAAAGATTAAAAAGGATCTAAGTTTATGGTAAGTACAGTAATAAAAGTAAATAACTTGAGGAAGTATTTTAAGGTATTAAATAGGCGGGAAGGATTTTGGGGCGCAGTAAAGGATCTTTTCTCTAATAACTATTTTTACGTAAAAGCAGTGGATGGAATCTCTATGGAGATAAAAGAGGGAGAGATAGTAGGATTTTTAGGACCTAATGGGGCTGGAAAAACTACCACTATAAAAATACTTAGTACTTTGCTTTTACCTACAAGTGGTGAAGTTAAAATTTTAGGCTACGATGTAATAAAAGAACCTGAAAAGGTTAGAAAGAGTATAAATTTTGTTATGGGAGGAGAAAGAAATCTCTATGCAAGACTATCTGCTATTGAAAATTTAGAATATTTTGCTGATTTATATGGTGTACCATACAAAAATAGGAAGGAAAGAATAAGAGAATTACTTGAGATTGTTGGCTTACCTTCTGATAGATTAAAGGATAAAGTAGAAACATATTCCAAGGGAATGAAACAGAGATTACAAATTGCAAGAGGGCTTATTAATGATCCTGAGATTATCTTTTTAGATGAGCCTACCATTGGTCTTGATCCCATAGGAGCAAGAGATATAAGAAATGTAGTTAAAAAGTTGAAAAATATGGGGAAAACAATTATTTTTACGAGTCATTATATGCAAGAAGTAGAGGAGCTTTGTGATAGGGTTGCACTTCTTAAAAGCGGAGAAATTATAACGATAGATACACCAGCATCTTTAAAGAGTAAATATTCAGAAAGTTTTGAGATTAAGTTATTGATTGATAAATACTCTAAAACAATAATAAAGGAGCTTGAAAAATCAAAGTATGTTAAAGATTTAAAAATATACGAAAAATGGAGACTTCTTAGAGATTATTATAATTACTGATCCAGAGCCTAAGGCTATATCTAATGTTTTTACGATTTTCCAAGAGACTCCAATCCATGATCTTTTTATAAAAAAGACTTCATTAGAAGATGTATATTTAAAGCTATTAGGATAGGAGAATAATTCAAAATTATGAATTTTAAAGTTT encodes the following:
- a CDS encoding sugar ABC transporter permease — translated: MKISNLKFLNRQEFYILLVLIILSLILALVNPTFLTLDNIFDLLRNNAFLGILALGELVVLISGGIDVSFTAITTVAQYIMGLIITSYYVNNIFLTFLIPIPIGVILGLINAVLIYITKVHPVIITIATLNIFYGLLIFFTGGKWMYSFPPSFTDFAYVKVFQIATPYSVTGLSIFTLFWIILAIFTWFILKYLPIGRKIYAIGGNLEAARRVGFNIFRIQLFVYGYMGFLSGIAAFVHAQLGQIIQPNAIVGQELDVIAAVILGGASISGGVGSVLGTILGVLLFAVIKNGLILMKLPSYWHQVVVGLIIAIAASFATYQSKLRGKRMVKIDVE
- a CDS encoding sugar ABC transporter permease; the encoded protein is MLNSKLSQLYTRNLEIVILTLILSFLLVSMTLLTGGKFLKLNSLEAMAFQMPLLGLLTLAQLIPMLTGGIDLSIISTANLSGIITALILTNIKAWYNVPLAILLGLFSALLVGIFNGFIISFIEVPPIIGTLGSMILIKGISLAITKGYVISGFPDSFLFIGNGYILGVPVSFIIFILFSLLMALILYKTSFGICIYMLGSNPLATLFSGINNKSLLFKSYLISSFLSGVASLVMISRFNAAQADYGGSFLLLTVLICVLGGVSPSGGFGRVLGVFIAVTILQIVGTGFNLLGLSSHLSNALWGIILILVIILNRFYSKTR
- a CDS encoding glycosyl transferase, with the protein product MSEKISIIIPTFNREKLLPRAIESVRRQTYKDWELLIVDDRSNDNTESLVKKYISLDDRIRYLKNERKKGPAGARNFGILNSKGEYIAFLDSDDEWSEVHLEECIDVLKNYDVNVCFALWIIVKGNGDFRKVFDPDIPEERARLERIISIFNPKVEGKYIFFGDNFYEESFLKGGSYCTHINTLVIKRDVIEKIGLFNEDLSVCEDSDFVYRVILHYPFCLIDNYHLYYYQSPDSIYNFFDRRDVNVDEVLDNREFIDKFTFVGLGQKKLNSIHGDIIKNSEKIVRKRECVNRIKDIIGRKYFTLGFMNQKVNRSKAILFVFKSLLYRFTWNRFLFLINLLFPFIPIKIDREKIKKDLSLW
- a CDS encoding ABC transporter yields the protein MVSTVIKVNNLRKYFKVLNRREGFWGAVKDLFSNNYFYVKAVDGISMEIKEGEIVGFLGPNGAGKTTTIKILSTLLLPTSGEVKILGYDVIKEPEKVRKSINFVMGGERNLYARLSAIENLEYFADLYGVPYKNRKERIRELLEIVGLPSDRLKDKVETYSKGMKQRLQIARGLINDPEIIFLDEPTIGLDPIGARDIRNVVKKLKNMGKTIIFTSHYMQEVEELCDRVALLKSGEIITIDTPASLKSKYSESFEIKLLIDKYSKTIIKELEKSKYVKDLKIYEKWRLLRDYYNY